From the Terriglobia bacterium genome, the window TCTCTGCCGTTCTCGACCAATACCAACCCCAGTTCATCCTGGTCTCGGCGGGATTCGACGCCCTGCTGGGTGATCCGCTGGGCGGCCTTGCCGTATCCGCCGCCGGCTATGCCTCTGTGGCCGCTTCCTTGCTCAAGGCGGCAGACAGGTGCTGTAGAGGCAGGATCTGCTTCGTTCTTGAGGGTGGTTACAGCCCGGCGGGGCTCCGGGAGTGCACAAAGGCGGTGCTGACCGAAATGGAATCCGATGACCCAAAGGAGCTGGCCCTCTCCGGCGATTCCCTCTTTGAAGCAATATCGCAAGAGGTCGGGGAGTGGATCGGCGAACGATGGAAATGGTAACCAAAACTGCTCTTGGTGGAGGATTGGTTATGATCAGAGAGCCGGCCGTTGCGGGTCAGTTCTACCCCGCAAATCCGCAGAGGCTGCAGGAGAATATTCGCTCCTTCCTCAGCCGAAGCGAAGCCTTGCTCGACGTTAAGGGGATTGTCGCGCCACACGCAGGCTACGTATATTCCGGGGGGGTGGCCGGCGCCGTTTATGCAGCCGTCCGGCTGCCCAGGCGTTTCATTATTCTCGGGCCCAACCATACGGGGAAGGGAGTGGCGCTCTCACTATACCCTTCGGGCCAGTGGCGCACTCCGCTTGGACTCGTCGGCATCGACGAGGAACTGAACCGCAGTCTCGTGCGGGAGTGCAGCCTCCTGGTCGAGGACACAGCCGCGCACGTGCGTGAGCATTCCATCGAGGTTCAGATCCCCTTCCTTCAGTCTCTGGCCGATGCGCCCCGTTTCTCGGCGATTTGCGTCGGGACGTCGGATTACGCTTCTCTCGAGACTCTGGGTCACGCCCTTGCCCGTGTCGTCCAGTCGACGTCCGAGCCCGTACTCCTGGTCGCAAGCTCGGATATGAGCCATTATGAACCTGCCGACGTCGCCGCCCGGAAGGATCGATTCGCCATTGATAGGGTCGTGGGTGTGGATCCGCATGGTCTTTATCAGACCATCTTCGAAAAGGATATCAGCATGTGCGGTTTCGCGCCGGCGGTTGCCGTGCTGACTGCATGCCGTGATCTGGGCGCGACCAGCGGCCAGCTGATCCGCTACGCGACCTCGGGCGACGTCAGCGGCGACTACGAGCACGTGGTAGCATACGCCGGCATGGCTGTCTTCTGAACCTCAATTCCCGCGTCGGCTTCTCCCGGCCCGGCGCGAGGTCTCCCGGCCCGCCCTGTGGCTGTGGCAGATGGCTACTGCCAGTGCATCCGCGGCATCATCAGGGGTCGGAGTCTCCGGCAGGTCCAGCAGATGCCGAACCATCATCTGAACCTGGCTTTTCTCAGCGCGCCCGTAGCCGACGATTGCGCTCTTGATCTCGAGGGGCGAATACTCAAATACGGGGAGTCCTTGTTGGGCCGCAACCAGGAGGGCTACGCCTCTGGCATGGCCTAATTTGAGCGCCGACTGAACATTCGCCGAATAAAAGACCCCCTCGATCGCGACTGCATGGATTTCTTCGTGAGACAGGATCTCCGTCAGCCGGGTGTAGATTTGCAGCAGGCGCTCGTGAAAAGCGCGGCGCGGCGATGTTCGAATCGCGCCGAAAAGTATGGAGGAGTGCCGGGAGCCGTCCGACTCGATGAGGCCGTAACCCGTCGTCTCGCTTCCAGGGTCAATCCCCAGTATTCGCATCAGCAAGCGGTCTCAGGAAGCTTCTTGAATGGCTGCCTCATCGATGTCGAAATTCGACCATACGTTCTGGATATCTTCCTGGTCTTCGAGGGCTTCCATGAGCTTTAGCATGGTTTGAGCTTCCTTGCCCTCGAGTTTTACATAATTCTGAGGCACCATGGAAACTTCTGCGGCAGCCATCGGGATGGTGGCCGATTCGAGTGCCGCTTTCAGGGGTTCGAAGCTCTCCGGAGCAGCAAAAATCTCGTAGTTGTCCCCGTCTTCGCGCATGTCGTCGCCGCCATTGCCGAGGACGATGTCGAGAAGCTTCTCTTCGCTGGCCGCCGCCTTCTCGATGACAAAGTAACCTCTTCGCTCAAACATCCATGCCACACAACCCGACTCGCCGAGGTTCCCGCCGTTCTTGGAGAGAATGTGCCGCAGCTCGGCGACCGTGCGGTTGCGGTTGTCGGTGAGGACGCGCATAAAAACAGCTGCCCCTCCCGGCCCGTAGCCTTCGTAGTTCACTTCTTCATAGGATACGCCGGGGAGTTCGCCGGTCCCGCGCATGATCGCGCGCTTGATATTCTCAGCCGGCATATTCGCCGCCTTCGCAGTATTGACCACCAGGCGCAGCCGGGGATTCGAATCAATATCGCCTCCGCCCGAGCGCGCCGCGACCGTCATTTCCTTGATCAAGCGTGTAAATATGCGCCCGCGTTTCGAATCAGCTGCAGCTTTTTTATGCTTGATAGAATGCCATTTTGAATGACCGGACATAAAGACGCTCCTTTTCCCACAGGATATTTTTATATTAGCATAGGTGCTGGCACTTTGTACCCATCGGCTGCAGGCTCGGCGAGTCGGACACAGGGGGAAAAAGCCGGCACAGAATGCCACGAAGAAAACGAATGCGAGGCAATATTGCCGGCGGGCACGAATGCGGCGGAAAAATGCAGAGCAGGCGCGATTCAAGTTCGTCGTGTCATTCGCGGCTGCTTTTTGCGGCAATGTCTGAATCGCAGGCAGGCCCATCCAGAATCTTGGAGCGATCATGACGCAAGAGGAGATTCTCGCGCTTTTCAAGACCTCCGGTGCCCTTCTTGAGGGGCATTTTCGCCTTTCTTCGGGCCTGCACAGCAGCCGTTACCTGCAGTGCGCCCTGGTTTTGCAGCATCCCGGCCACGCCACTGCCCTGGGCGCCGCGCTCGCGGCCCGCATGCGTGAGCGCGCGGAGCAGCCCCGCCTGGTGATCGCTCCAGCCCTCGGCGGCATTCTGGTCGCCCACGAAGTGGCGCGCGCGCTCGGAGTTCGCGCTCTGTTCGCAGAACGCCAGGAGGGCGTGCTCACGCTGCGCCGCGGCTTCCAAATTGAGCCGGGTGAGACATGCTATGTCGTCGAGGATGTGGTCACGACCGGTGGTTCCACCCGGGAAACCATGGATGTCGCGAGGCAAGCTGGGGGAGTGGTCACTGCCGCCGGCGCCATCATAGACCGAAGCGGCGGCAGAACGGATCTGGGTGTGCCGAGCCTGGCCCTGGCGGTGCTGGATTTCCCCAATTACCCGCCGGACGATTGTCCCATGTGTCGGTCTGGCAGCAGGGTGGTTAAGCCGGGGAGCCGATGAAATCCCGCCGCAATATCAAGCTCGTTCTTGGATTTGACGGCACGGCCTATCATGGCTGGCAAATCCAGGAGCGACAAAAAACCGTCCAGGGGGAGCTCCGCAAGGCGCTCCAGGAAATCACCGGAGAGCAGTCAAATCCCATTGGAAGCGGCCGCACCGACGCCGGTACGCACGCACGCCGCTTTGTGGCCAGCTTCACCACCGGCGCCCGCATTCCCGTCGCGAGCCTGTCCCGGGCCTTGAACAGTGTCTTGCCGCCTGACATCCGGATCCTATCGGCCCGTGAGGTACCTGAGGATTTCCATGCCCGGGGAAGCGCGCTCTCAAAAATCTATCGCTACCAGATCTACCGGGGTTCAGTCCTGCCGCCTCATCTGGCACGGGAGCATTTTCATTACCCATACCCCATTGACCTTACGATCATGCAGCGGGCGGCGGCGTTGTTTGTGGGCGCGCACGATTTCGCCAGCTTCGCCGCCAAGGGGGGTGGCCGGAAACATACCGTGCGCCATATTTACAGTTGCCGGCTCAAAGGCGCCGGCTACCGCCTGCTTTTCACGGTCGAGGGGAACGGTTTCCTGCACCACATGGTCCGCAACATGGTGGGCACGCTCCTCGAACTGGGACGTGGGCTGATGACATTGCCCGAATTCGAGGATCTGTTCGAGTGCCACGATCGCAGCCGGGCCGGTTTCACGGTCCCGGCCCACGGCCTCATCCTGCTCAAAGTCCGGTATTGAGGGCGCCGGCCGCTATCTCCAAGGCAACCCTGAACTGCGGAGAATCCCCGAAGGTTCCTTGGCCGCATTTCATGTATTTCGGGGTCCCATTTTGGTGCTACCATGGTACATCTAATCATAGAGCGAGGTTTCCTTGTATGACTGGTAAGGGTGTTCTTGCCCAACCAGGAACTGTCGAAGCGAGCCTGCTCCGGAGCATTGACAGAGACCGGCTGCCGCGTCACGTTGCCGTCATCATGGATGGTAACGGCCGGTGGGCACGACAACGCAGACTGCCAAGGGTCGCCGGACATCGTGCCGGTATCGATTCGGTTCGGGAGATCGTCGAGGTTTCTGCGCGCCTGGGCCTTGAAGTCCTGACGCTGTATGCGTTCTCCGTGGAGAACTGGAAGAGGCCGCAAACCGAAGTGCGCATCCTCATGCGGCTGCTCAAGGAGTATGTCAAGCGCGAGCTGACCAGGCTGGTCGACGGGAACATTCGCTTTCTCGCCATCGGTCGCGTGGAGGAACTCGCACCTTCGGTCCGGCATGAGCTGGAACGGGCCATGGAAAAGACGAGCTCCAATACCGGAATGATCCTCAATGTGGCGCTCAATTATGGGGGACGCGCCGAACTCGTGGACACCTTTAACAGGCTGCTGGATCAGCAGAATGGACGCCGGATCCAGATTACGGAAGAGCTGATTTCTCAATCCCTTTATACGGGGGGCATTCCGGACCCGGACCTGCTCATCCGCACCAGCGGCGAACTGCGGGTCAGCAACTTCCTTCTGTGGCAGATCGCCTATGCCGAAATCTATGTCACGCCGACCTACTGGCCCGATTTCCGCCGGCGACACCTGTTCGAAGCCATCCTGGACTTTCAAAAAAGAGATCGCCGCTATGGGGGCATCCCGGATGTCTCCAGATGATATGCTCAAACGAGTCCTATCTGCCCTGCTGCTGATACCGGTCACACTGGCTGTTGTTCTCCTCTCTCCGCCGGCTTATTACCTCGCGGCACTGGGGATCGTCGGATCCTTGTGCCTCAATGAGTATTTTCAGATCATGCAGAGCATGGGGATACGCGGGCAGCCGTGGCTCGGTTACGCCGGCTTCTGGATTCTTCTCATCGGCTTTCAGTCGGGGCGGTTTCCGACCACCGTTCTGGGTGCGGGATTGTTTGTGGCCGCGTTCCTGGCGGCAATGTGGCGCCGGGATGCGATGCGGGACCGTGTGCTGGGGCTGATGGTCAACCTGCTGGGCGTCTGCTACCTGGCGCTCTGCCTCTACGCCGCCTTTGCCGTGCGTTATGCATTTGGCGCCAAGTTCGGTTTGGAGTGGACCCTGATTTTGCTGGCCGTCATCTGGGCGGGAGACACCGCCGCCTTTATTGCCGGCAAGAGCTTCGGCCGCACACCTTTTGCACCCCGGCTAAGCCCTAAAAAGACCAATGAGGGGGCACTGGGCGGCCTGCTGGCCGGGCTGTTGGTGGCTGTCCTTCTCCGTCATTACTTCTTTGCCGATCTTCCCTTGAGGCACGTCATCGCGACTTCGCTGCTCGTTGGCATATTCGGCCAGCTCGGTGACCTGGCGGAATCGATGCTCAAACGCGCAGCGGAGGTCAAAGAAAGCTCGAACCTGATCCCGGGGCACGGGGGCCTGCTCGACCGCATTGACAGCCTTCTGTTTGCTTTCCCTGCCATGTATTTCTATCTCCAGCTCATGTACTCGTGAACAGAATAGCTCCATATCCCGCAGTAACGACATGCAGGGGCGCTTCAGCTCTTTTTCTTAGAAGCGCGGGCGGTTCTGATTCGCCCAAACGGCCCCCGTATTGAGAAGCGCCGCTCCACAGCGCCAGCCGCCAATCACAGTCATCATAGAGGATCGGGATGCTCTGACTGCCAGAGGAGAAATTGCAGACCAGCAGGGCCCGAGAGGCGGATGAGTCCCTCCGCTCAATGACCAGCCATTTCGCCTGCGTGGATAAATCGACGCTGGTAAGATCCTTACGGCAATTGGACAGACAGTTGTGCTGCTTTCTCAAGGCCACCAAATCCTGATAAAATCGAAGAATTCCGGCGTGTGGCGATCGCTCCATCAACGGCCAGCAGAGTCTGGACCTCTCGAATGTTGCAGGCGCCTGCGGCTCTGGAAATTCGCGGTCGGAGTAAAATGCGGCGTATTCTCTCCTGCGCCCTTCGCGAACCGCCTGCGCCAATTTTGGGTCATCGAAGCTCGTGAAAAAGAAAAACGGCGCAGTCTCTCCATACTCCTGCCCCATGAAGATCATAGGAATACAGGGGGAACACAAAACGACTGCCCCTGCCAGTTTCTGCTGCTCCGGCGAGACGCGGATCGACAATCTGGCCCCGAGGCATGCATTTGCAACCTGGTCGTGGTTCTGAACATATACCACGAATTGACTGCCTGGCCGCTCCTTCGACGAGCTGCCATGGCATCGCCGGCGATAAGCGGAGTACTTGCCGTCATACACGAAACCATCACAAATGGACTTCCTGAGATCCTCGAGCGTGCCAAAGTCCGCCAGGTATCCGCGCTTGTCTCCTGTCACAACCGCGTGCAGAGAGTGATGGAAATCATCGTGCCATTGGGCGTCGATCCCAAAGCCACATCGGGATCGGGGCTCGATGATGCGGACATCGTTGAGGTCGCTTTCGGCGATGATCCAGGCTGAGCGTCCCAATCGCTCCGCCTGTCCATGAAAAGATTCAGCCAGTTCCGCCAGGAAATGCCGGGATCCGCCATCGAAAATCTCGTGAACGGCGTCAAGACGCAAGGCATCGACATGATACTCGGTCAACCAGTACAGGGCGTTATCGACGAAGAAGCGGCGTATGCCGTCACTGTCGGCGCCATCGAAATTGACCGCGTCACCCCAGGGCGCGTGATATCTGGCGGTGAAGATGGGAGCGAAATCTCCCAGGTAATTTCCCTCCGGACCGAAATGATTGTAAACGACGTCCAACACAACGGCGAGACCCGCGCGGTGGCAGGCATCCACAAGTCTTTGAAGCCCAGCCGGACCTCCATACGCTGAATGGGGGGCATACAGGCAAGCGCCGTCATAGCCCCAGTTGCGCGCGCCCGGGAACTCCGCCACCGGCATCAGTTCCACCGCGGTAATCCCCAGTTGCCGCAGATAATGGAGTCTGGGAATAATTGCCTCAAAAGTTCCCTCTGGTGTGAAGGTCCCCACGTGCAGTTCGTAGATCACCAGTTGTCTGAAAGCGATCCCCTTCCAGTCCTGGTCGGACCAGACAAACGAATGGGGATCGACCACCCGCGAAGGGCCGTGGACTCCCGCAGGTTGCCAGCGGGAAACCGGATCGGGGCGTTCCCTGCCGTCCCCCAGTATAAAACTGTAATCGGTACTCGCGGCAAGATCCGGCACTGTTGCGGTGAACTCTCCTGCGGCTTCCGGACTCATCGGGATTGTGCGGGTCGCGCTCTGCAGGATCTGCAAGGCGATGGTCTGCAGCCGTGGCGCCCAGACACGAAACTGCACGCCGCCGCCCGGCAAAACCCGAGCGCCAAATCGAAGTTCCCATGGATCCCTTAGCGGTCCCTCAGGCATTGCGCGAGGTGTCCTCCATATCCAGCAAAGCGAAGGGCAGGTGCGAAAAAACCTGCGCCAAAGGAAGAGCTAGCCTGCCTTTGTTGCTGTCCACGCTTATACGCCGCTGGGTGAACACATCCAGAAGGGTGTTGCCGACCACCCTCTTGCGCAGCAGCACAATCGTGTCCCCCCAAGCCTCCTCTCCCACCGGAAATGGCCCGCCGTTCCCTAGCGCCGTGAAAAAGCGGCCGGCCAAGGCGAGCACGGACCGGCGACCCAGCGTCCGGGCAAAAGCAATGATGTGTTTTTGCCGACTCCCAGCTGCGCGCAAAGGGAGGTAGGCTCCCCGGGCAAAGAGATCCCGGTTGGCCTTGCGAAACTTCAAAGCTCGACTCGTCACATAGAGCTTGATGCCGCCGTCGCTGGGTTCGTTTGCCAGGCGCAGGACCGCATCGGCCGGATCTTCCCGACTCTCATCATCCAGCCGCTCGAGCAGGGACCGACGCAGTTGATAGTCCACCGGGCGGCGGTTGTCGGGATCCACGAGACTGAAGTTCCAGACTTCGTTACCCTGGTAGAAATCGGGGACGCCCGGCGCAGCGATCTTCAGCAGCACCTGCGCCAGAGAATTCAGCATTCCAGCCCACGCGATCCTGCGCTGAAAGGGGATGAATCCATTGAGAAACTCGTTGCCGGGCGCGGGATCCAGAACCGCCTGGATAAAATTACGCACGATAGTCTCGTAGGATGTGTTGGGGCTGACCCAGCTGGTGAACAGCTTTGCCTCACGCAACGCCTTTTCCATGTAAGCTTGAATTCTGGATACGAACTCCTCGTGCTCCTGAGGGTTCATGGGCTTGAGGGGCCACACACCCAGGAGCGTCTGGTAGAGAAGGTACTCCGCATTGGCGCTCGGCGTTTCGACGCCAGCAAGATCTGCCTTCCGGCTCCGGTTCAGTTTCTGCCAGGAGCGCAGCGCCCGATACCATTCCGCGGGTATCTCCGACAGGACATTGATACGAGCCCGGACATCCTCACTGCACTTGCTGTCATGAGTGGACGTAGTCAGCAGCGAGTTGGGCCATTGGTCCATGCGCGCGGCATTCCGGGCATGGAAATAATCACGCGATACGCCGAATCGCTGCGGGCTGCCGCCAACCTCATTGAGCGAAGCCAGGGGATAATAGCGATAGAACGCGGTGTCCTCCAGGCCTTTCGCCATCACCGGCCCGGTGTACTGTTGCAGGCGCAGGACGAAGAGCCTTCGTTCGGCCCGCTGTTCGTCACTGAGTCCGCCGGGGTCCTCCAGCAGAAGCACGCTCTGGATGAAGTCGAAAACCGACGCGCTCAACGCCGGGTTGCGTCGTTTTGCGACTGAGATCGCCAGCCGGATGTAGCGTTCGTCCTCGGAATCCACCCTTGTCGCGTCGCTTTCAATATAGGTTCGATAGATCGGGAAGCAGCTGACCACGTCGCGCAACGCATCGCGCAGGTTTTCGAGTGTGAAATCCCGCGACCATCGGTGCTGCTCGGAAACGCGATCCAGCATGCGTGCCAGCACGTTCAGCTCGCTTGACATCGACACCTGCATGATCAGTTTCTTGCTGTGCTCAAAAACCATGCTCTCGTACGGCCCCGACCAGCCGGTGAACTTCTGGTAAAGATGCACAAACGTGCGTCGTCTCGCCCTGTCGACGAAGACTCCATTGAGGAGGTTCAGGAAGTCGTACCCTGTCGTGCCTTCGATCTCCCAGCCGGGGCGCAGAGCTTCATCACCAACCAGGATTTTTTCCGCCACGACAAAAGACGGGTGTTCCGAAGCAGAACCGGAGGATTCGCGTGCGGTCCGGCAACCCTCCTGCAGGTCCCGGAAGTACCGTTCCGGCTCGAACAGACCGTCCGGATGGTCGATTCGCAGCCCGATGACATGGCCGAGCCGGATGAGATCGAAAATCGACGCATGAACCGCGGCAAATACTGCGGGATCCTCTACCCGGATCGCTGCCAGATCATTGATATCGAAGAACCGCCGATAGTTGATCTCGTCGGCAGCGACGCGCCAGAAGCTAAGACGGTACGCCTGCCCCGCCAGGAGCCGTTCCAGCCGGTCGAAGCTCCTGGGATCGCCTGGCGTTCCGTTGATCCTCGTCAGGGATGCTTCGAAGGCGCACCGGACCGGAGCGCTGGCTTCGAGAAGGGTCGACAGGCGCCGTTTGATGACCTCCTTTTCCCGCTGCCGCTCGTGGATCCTGGCCTCATCGGTTTCGCTATGGTCCGGGAGGTGCGATATGGCGGTGAGGATGCTTTCCAACTCGAGCACATCCTGGGGCGAATCGCCGACAGTCTGCTTCAGTTCAGCCAGCGCCGGCTCGAGAATCAGGTGCCAGGTATGCGGTGCGACCGGTAATCGGGTCTGATAGAAACATGTGGAAAAGCCATTGGTGTCCCATGCTATGGTAATCTGCTGGTCTTCCAGGACTCGCCCGTACTGGTCGCCAAGAACCGGAAGGAGCACTTTGTTGGCGAGGTCCTCTTTGGGCGGATTCCAGTCGATGTCAAAAAACCACGCGTAAGGGGAACTGGGACCGTTCTCGAGTACATCCCACCACCAGATGTTGCTCGAGTCTCCGATACACATGTGATTAGGCACGACGTCCAGGAGCAGGCCCATATCAAGTTGTCTGAGACGTCCGACAAAGCTCGAGAACTCCTCCAGGGTTCCGATCTCCGGATTGATCCTGGTGAAATCTGTCACGTCATAGCCGTGCAGGCTGCCGGGGCGAGCCATGAGCAACGGTGAAGCATAACAGTCGCTGATGCCGAGCTTGTCCAGGTAGTCTGTAAGTGCCGCAGCATGTTTTATGGTAAAGAAGCGATTGAATTGCAGTCGATAAGTGGACGCGGGAACGTAAACGGGGTCGCCCCTAGTGCGCTTCTTCATACCCATTGCACCTTTCGCCGACGCGGAAACATGCCAGCCCGGCATCGGGACAAAGGCACTTTGAATGGAGACGCCAAAAGGACCCAAGATTCGAGATGCCCGCTTCGGAAGCACCATGCGTAAACCAGGCAGAGTGGAATCAGATAGCCTCTCTCCGGCATTAGTCCAGATAAACGATATCCTTCTCAGGGTAGTCGAGCGCAAGCATGATCAACAGGTAATCCTTCACATTCCGGGTCAGCAGAAAATTCTGCTTCACGTGCTGATAGCCATTTTCACCCAGCCTCCGGCGCAGTTCCGCATCGGAGAGCAACTGAAGGGCTCGATACGCTGCGCCTTCGGGAGAATGAACCAGGAATCCCGTGACTCCATCGATAATTTGTATCTTGATGCCGCCCACCGCGGACCCGATGACCGGTTTCTTCTTCCACAGAGCTTCGCTCACGGTAAGACCGAAGCCCTCCTTGATGGATTTCTGAAAAACAATGGTGGAGGCACGAACAAGTGCGTTGATCTCGATATCGCTGAAGGGCGGAAGCAGCAGGATGTGAATATCGGGATCAGTTCCTGCCGCTTCCCGCACTTCCTGCAGAACCAGTTCCCCCTCCGGATCGTCCGATGCCCCGCCTCCGGCCAGAACCAGCTGGCAGTTGCATCGCTTCTTGACTCTCCGATAAGATGCGATCACGCCCACAGGATCCTTGAGACGATCGAATCGCGAGATTTGTGTCAGAATCGGGCATTCGGGATCGATCCCGTATTTTTCCAGAACCTTGACAATCTCGCCCGGCTCCAGGTCGCGATTCTTCTCGCTCAGGGGATCGATGGAAGGAGCCATCATGAATTGCGGGATGGGCAGGCGCTGGGCGAAATCGGGCATGGAAAAAATCGATGCGTCGTACTGCTCCACGAAGGGTCTGAGAAACTCCCACACGCGCGGATCCGGGGTTGATATGTCGATGTGGCACCGCCAGACCCATTGGCGGCCGATCTCTTTCTTTGCGGCGATCAGTCCGGCCGGCTGCGGATCGTGAATCCACACGACGTCTCCGGTGAAATTCATCTCGCGCAGATTCATCTCAGTATTTG encodes:
- the amrB gene encoding AmmeMemoRadiSam system protein B encodes the protein MIREPAVAGQFYPANPQRLQENIRSFLSRSEALLDVKGIVAPHAGYVYSGGVAGAVYAAVRLPRRFIILGPNHTGKGVALSLYPSGQWRTPLGLVGIDEELNRSLVRECSLLVEDTAAHVREHSIEVQIPFLQSLADAPRFSAICVGTSDYASLETLGHALARVVQSTSEPVLLVASSDMSHYEPADVAARKDRFAIDRVVGVDPHGLYQTIFEKDISMCGFAPAVAVLTACRDLGATSGQLIRYATSGDVSGDYEHVVAYAGMAVF
- the ruvC gene encoding crossover junction endodeoxyribonuclease RuvC, producing MRILGIDPGSETTGYGLIESDGSRHSSILFGAIRTSPRRAFHERLLQIYTRLTEILSHEEIHAVAIEGVFYSANVQSALKLGHARGVALLVAAQQGLPVFEYSPLEIKSAIVGYGRAEKSQVQMMVRHLLDLPETPTPDDAADALAVAICHSHRAGRETSRRAGRSRRGN
- a CDS encoding YebC/PmpR family DNA-binding transcriptional regulator, with amino-acid sequence MSGHSKWHSIKHKKAAADSKRGRIFTRLIKEMTVAARSGGGDIDSNPRLRLVVNTAKAANMPAENIKRAIMRGTGELPGVSYEEVNYEGYGPGGAAVFMRVLTDNRNRTVAELRHILSKNGGNLGESGCVAWMFERRGYFVIEKAAASEEKLLDIVLGNGGDDMREDGDNYEIFAAPESFEPLKAALESATIPMAAAEVSMVPQNYVKLEGKEAQTMLKLMEALEDQEDIQNVWSNFDIDEAAIQEAS
- the pyrE gene encoding orotate phosphoribosyltransferase, whose protein sequence is MTQEEILALFKTSGALLEGHFRLSSGLHSSRYLQCALVLQHPGHATALGAALAARMRERAEQPRLVIAPALGGILVAHEVARALGVRALFAERQEGVLTLRRGFQIEPGETCYVVEDVVTTGGSTRETMDVARQAGGVVTAAGAIIDRSGGRTDLGVPSLALAVLDFPNYPPDDCPMCRSGSRVVKPGSR
- the truA gene encoding tRNA pseudouridine(38-40) synthase TruA; amino-acid sequence: MKSRRNIKLVLGFDGTAYHGWQIQERQKTVQGELRKALQEITGEQSNPIGSGRTDAGTHARRFVASFTTGARIPVASLSRALNSVLPPDIRILSAREVPEDFHARGSALSKIYRYQIYRGSVLPPHLAREHFHYPYPIDLTIMQRAAALFVGAHDFASFAAKGGGRKHTVRHIYSCRLKGAGYRLLFTVEGNGFLHHMVRNMVGTLLELGRGLMTLPEFEDLFECHDRSRAGFTVPAHGLILLKVRY
- a CDS encoding isoprenyl transferase, with amino-acid sequence MTGKGVLAQPGTVEASLLRSIDRDRLPRHVAVIMDGNGRWARQRRLPRVAGHRAGIDSVREIVEVSARLGLEVLTLYAFSVENWKRPQTEVRILMRLLKEYVKRELTRLVDGNIRFLAIGRVEELAPSVRHELERAMEKTSSNTGMILNVALNYGGRAELVDTFNRLLDQQNGRRIQITEELISQSLYTGGIPDPDLLIRTSGELRVSNFLLWQIAYAEIYVTPTYWPDFRRRHLFEAILDFQKRDRRYGGIPDVSR
- a CDS encoding phosphatidate cytidylyltransferase, with amino-acid sequence MLKRVLSALLLIPVTLAVVLLSPPAYYLAALGIVGSLCLNEYFQIMQSMGIRGQPWLGYAGFWILLIGFQSGRFPTTVLGAGLFVAAFLAAMWRRDAMRDRVLGLMVNLLGVCYLALCLYAAFAVRYAFGAKFGLEWTLILLAVIWAGDTAAFIAGKSFGRTPFAPRLSPKKTNEGALGGLLAGLLVAVLLRHYFFADLPLRHVIATSLLVGIFGQLGDLAESMLKRAAEVKESSNLIPGHGGLLDRIDSLLFAFPAMYFYLQLMYS
- the treZ gene encoding malto-oligosyltrehalose trehalohydrolase, with the translated sequence MPEGPLRDPWELRFGARVLPGGGVQFRVWAPRLQTIALQILQSATRTIPMSPEAAGEFTATVPDLAASTDYSFILGDGRERPDPVSRWQPAGVHGPSRVVDPHSFVWSDQDWKGIAFRQLVIYELHVGTFTPEGTFEAIIPRLHYLRQLGITAVELMPVAEFPGARNWGYDGACLYAPHSAYGGPAGLQRLVDACHRAGLAVVLDVVYNHFGPEGNYLGDFAPIFTARYHAPWGDAVNFDGADSDGIRRFFVDNALYWLTEYHVDALRLDAVHEIFDGGSRHFLAELAESFHGQAERLGRSAWIIAESDLNDVRIIEPRSRCGFGIDAQWHDDFHHSLHAVVTGDKRGYLADFGTLEDLRKSICDGFVYDGKYSAYRRRCHGSSSKERPGSQFVVYVQNHDQVANACLGARLSIRVSPEQQKLAGAVVLCSPCIPMIFMGQEYGETAPFFFFTSFDDPKLAQAVREGRRREYAAFYSDREFPEPQAPATFERSRLCWPLMERSPHAGILRFYQDLVALRKQHNCLSNCRKDLTSVDLSTQAKWLVIERRDSSASRALLVCNFSSGSQSIPILYDDCDWRLALWSGASQYGGRLGESEPPALLRKRAEAPLHVVTAGYGAILFTST
- the treY gene encoding malto-oligosyltrehalose synthase; amino-acid sequence: MKKRTRGDPVYVPASTYRLQFNRFFTIKHAAALTDYLDKLGISDCYASPLLMARPGSLHGYDVTDFTRINPEIGTLEEFSSFVGRLRQLDMGLLLDVVPNHMCIGDSSNIWWWDVLENGPSSPYAWFFDIDWNPPKEDLANKVLLPVLGDQYGRVLEDQQITIAWDTNGFSTCFYQTRLPVAPHTWHLILEPALAELKQTVGDSPQDVLELESILTAISHLPDHSETDEARIHERQREKEVIKRRLSTLLEASAPVRCAFEASLTRINGTPGDPRSFDRLERLLAGQAYRLSFWRVAADEINYRRFFDINDLAAIRVEDPAVFAAVHASIFDLIRLGHVIGLRIDHPDGLFEPERYFRDLQEGCRTARESSGSASEHPSFVVAEKILVGDEALRPGWEIEGTTGYDFLNLLNGVFVDRARRRTFVHLYQKFTGWSGPYESMVFEHSKKLIMQVSMSSELNVLARMLDRVSEQHRWSRDFTLENLRDALRDVVSCFPIYRTYIESDATRVDSEDERYIRLAISVAKRRNPALSASVFDFIQSVLLLEDPGGLSDEQRAERRLFVLRLQQYTGPVMAKGLEDTAFYRYYPLASLNEVGGSPQRFGVSRDYFHARNAARMDQWPNSLLTTSTHDSKCSEDVRARINVLSEIPAEWYRALRSWQKLNRSRKADLAGVETPSANAEYLLYQTLLGVWPLKPMNPQEHEEFVSRIQAYMEKALREAKLFTSWVSPNTSYETIVRNFIQAVLDPAPGNEFLNGFIPFQRRIAWAGMLNSLAQVLLKIAAPGVPDFYQGNEVWNFSLVDPDNRRPVDYQLRRSLLERLDDESREDPADAVLRLANEPSDGGIKLYVTSRALKFRKANRDLFARGAYLPLRAAGSRQKHIIAFARTLGRRSVLALAGRFFTALGNGGPFPVGEEAWGDTIVLLRKRVVGNTLLDVFTQRRISVDSNKGRLALPLAQVFSHLPFALLDMEDTSRNA
- a CDS encoding glycosyltransferase; amino-acid sequence: MPMKLRDYEGIVGVEILDELKVVADRVRTKRLQNINSTPVGGGVAEILTRMVPLLRELGVDAAWDVIKGDQAFFNVTKAFHNALHGKSEQISEEMLECYRANTEMNLREMNFTGDVVWIHDPQPAGLIAAKKEIGRQWVWRCHIDISTPDPRVWEFLRPFVEQYDASIFSMPDFAQRLPIPQFMMAPSIDPLSEKNRDLEPGEIVKVLEKYGIDPECPILTQISRFDRLKDPVGVIASYRRVKKRCNCQLVLAGGGASDDPEGELVLQEVREAAGTDPDIHILLLPPFSDIEINALVRASTIVFQKSIKEGFGLTVSEALWKKKPVIGSAVGGIKIQIIDGVTGFLVHSPEGAAYRALQLLSDAELRRRLGENGYQHVKQNFLLTRNVKDYLLIMLALDYPEKDIVYLD